Proteins from a genomic interval of Nodularia sp. LEGE 06071:
- a CDS encoding DMT family transporter — MHHSSGRWRLGLALSLLTVFLWGILPIALAVSLQVIDVYTIIWFRFLVSFALLAAFLGMRGKLPNLPQLRSSSGKLLAIATLFLAFNYFLFMQGLALTSPANAEVLIQLAPLLLSFGGLVIFQERYTLRQWIGVSILISGYIVFFREQLENLITAQTTYVFGSGLIVFSAAAWAIYALSQKQLLQSLSSTNIMLIIYGGCALLFTPFAQPQVILTLNSFHLGILLFCAFNTLIAYGAFAESLEHWEASKVSAVLALAPIITLTSIALVSVISPSLIPTEHLSLIGILGASLVVTGSVAITLGKAN, encoded by the coding sequence ATGCATCATAGTTCCGGTCGCTGGCGTTTGGGTTTAGCATTATCGCTGTTGACGGTTTTTTTGTGGGGAATTTTACCGATTGCGCTGGCAGTAAGTTTACAAGTTATTGATGTCTATACGATTATTTGGTTTCGCTTTTTGGTGTCATTTGCGCTACTAGCTGCGTTTTTAGGAATGCGGGGTAAATTACCTAACTTACCACAATTGCGTTCTAGTTCGGGGAAATTATTAGCGATCGCCACTTTATTTTTAGCATTCAATTACTTCCTATTTATGCAAGGTCTAGCCTTAACATCACCCGCTAACGCTGAAGTTTTAATTCAATTAGCGCCCCTGTTATTAAGTTTCGGTGGTTTAGTGATTTTTCAAGAACGTTATACACTGCGTCAATGGATTGGTGTCAGTATACTCATCTCTGGTTATATTGTATTTTTTCGTGAACAACTCGAAAATTTAATTACAGCCCAGACTACTTATGTTTTCGGTAGTGGTTTGATTGTCTTCAGCGCCGCAGCTTGGGCTATTTATGCCTTGTCCCAAAAGCAATTATTACAATCTTTATCTTCCACTAACATCATGCTGATTATTTACGGCGGATGTGCTTTATTATTCACCCCATTTGCTCAACCTCAAGTCATTTTGACATTGAATAGTTTCCATTTAGGAATCTTGCTATTTTGTGCTTTTAATACTCTAATTGCCTATGGTGCTTTTGCCGAATCATTAGAACATTGGGAAGCATCAAAAGTAAGTGCAGTATTAGCTTTAGCTCCTATTATTACTTTAACTTCAATTGCCCTAGTATCCGTAATCTCCCCTTCTCTAATTCCTACAGAACACTTAAGTTTAATTGGCATATTAGGCGCATCTTTAGTCGTAACTGGTTCAGTAGCAATCACGTTGGGAAAAGCTAATTGA